Proteins from one Ahaetulla prasina isolate Xishuangbanna chromosome 2, ASM2864084v1, whole genome shotgun sequence genomic window:
- the AFAP1L1 gene encoding actin filament-associated protein 1-like 1, whose product MLRTMDRLSVLDQLLPELNILLKLLDHEYLSATTVEKKNTVSNILQKLQPPAGKDVNYMYMNTTALHNGTSFVESLFEKFDCDLGNLQDMQEDDGDGKEGISLELSRSQSAKSVSGEPPPPLPTTPPPEDYYEEALPLGPGKAPEYITSHNSSSPPNSIEDGYYEDADSNYPVTRINGEQKSSYNDSDAMSSSYESYDEEEEDGKGQRLTHQWPSEEASMNLVKDCRICAFLLRKKRFGQWAKQLTVVKDNKLLCYKSSKHRQPHLEVPLSISHVVYVPKDGRRKKHELRFTLPGAEVLVLAVQSKEQAEEWLKVIKEVSNPTGGGLNGNEVPLSPTLTYKVDHDKRSSQDKHTSDSDSIATAENGSSLPQRENHEQGKSKKGGLAELKGSVSRAAGRKITRIISFSKKKASPEDTQTSSTEEDIPCCGYLHVLVNQCWKERWCRLKGNMLYFHKDRTDLRTHINAIVLRGCEVAPGLGPKHPFAFRILRNGQEVSALEANSYEDLGRWLGLLLVETGSQTTPETLHYDYVDVEKIANIINAVRHSYMWASSSLENQTEPTGVLYDEVPYEKVESEKPGWPSGPQVKRHGSSCSEKSRRIDPQVKVKRHASNANNYKYGKNRAEEDARRFLTEKDKLEKEKASIRNELIELRKEKRELKEAMKSKSGKDLKELEQRVAALEEQCKANEARRVDLEIKLTEVKDQLKQSLAGGPALGLTVNTKTENKDTVTQPNGSPPDHLVPVNCASEMRKRSPSLLPANKGTVLQKAKEWEMKKT is encoded by the exons TACTGGATCAGCTTCTTCCCGAGCTGAACATCCTCCTCAAACTCCTGGACCATGAATACCTGAGTGCCACCACAGTGGAGAAGAAAAACACAGTTTCAAATATCTTGCAAAAGCTACAGCCTCCTGCAG GGAAGGATGTGAATTACATGTATATGAATACAACAGCACTGCATAATGGCACTAGTTTTGTGGAATCACTGTTTGAAAAGTTTG ACTGTGACTTGGGCAATCTTCAGGACATGCAAGAAGATGATGGAGATGGTAAAGAAGGCATCAGCTTGGAGCTTTCAAGGAGTCAATCAGCTAAAAGT GTTTCTGGGGAGCCACCTCCACCATTGCCCACAACTCCTCCTCCAGAAGATTATTATGAAGAAGCTCTGCCATTGGGCCCAGGCAAAGCTCCTGAGTACATTACATCTCACA ACAGCTCCAGTCCTCCCAATTCAATAGAGGATGGATACTATGAGGATGCAGATAGCAACTATCCTGTCACCAGAATAAATGGGGAGCAGAAAAGCTCCT ACAATGACTCTGATGCAATGAGCAGCTCCTATGAATCTtacgatgaggaggaggaggatgggaaagGCCAGAGGTTAACACACCAATGGCCATCAGAGGAAGCTTCCATGAACCTGGTGAAGGATTGCCGGATTTGTGCTTTCCTGTTGCGTAAGAAGCGCTTTGGACAGTGGGCCAAGCAGCTGACAGTTGTTAAGGACAACAAGCTTCTG TGTTACAAAAGCTCCAAGCACAGACAGCCACACCTTGAAGTGCCTTTGAGCATCAGCCACGTTGTCTATGTGCCAAAGGACGGACGCCGCAAAAAGCACGAGCTGCGCTTCACACTACCAGGAGCTGAGGTCCTAGTGCTAGCAGTGCAAAGTAAAGAGCAAGCTGAAGAATGGCTGAAG GTGATAAAGGAAGTAAGCAATCCCACTGGAGGAGGATTAAATGGAAACGAAGTTCCTCTTTCTCCTACGCTTACGTACAAGGTGGATCATGATAAG AGGTCATCTCAGGATAAACATACTTCTGACTCTGACAGCATAGCAACAGCAGAAAACGGCTCTTCTCTGCCCCAAAGGGAGAACCATGAACAAG GAAAGAGCAAAAAAGGTGGCTTGGCTGAACTCAAGGGCTCTGTGAGTAGAGCTGCTGGGAGGAAAATAACCAGGATAATCAGTTTCTCAAAGAAAAAGGCTTCCCCTGAAGATACCCAAACATCTTCTACAGAAGAAGACATCCCTTGCTGTG GCTACTTGCATGTTCTTGTTAACCAGTGTTGGAAGGAACGTTGGTGTCGTTTAAAAGGCAACATGCTTTATTTCCATAAGGACCGCACAGATTTAAGGACCCATATAAATGCCATTGTCCTGCGGGGATGTGAGGTGGCACCAGGACTGGGCCCCAAGCATCCCTTCGCTTTTCGTATCCTTCGCAATGGACAAGAAGTCTCTGCCTTGGAG GCAAACAGCTATGAAGATCTGGGACGTTGGCTTGGGTTGCTGCTGGTTGAAACTGGTTCCCAGACCACTCCAGAGACCTTGCATTACGATTATGTAGATGTTGAGAAAATAgccaacatcatcaatgctgtgAGACACTCTTATAT GTGGGCCAGCTCCTCTCTGGAGAACCAAACAGAGCCAACTGGTGTGTTATATGATGAAGTCCCCTACGAGAAGGTGGAG TCAGAAAAACCAGGGTGGCCATCAGGACCTCAGGTGAAGCGCCATGGCTCTTCTTGCAGTGAAAAATCACGTCGTATAGATCCACAAGTTAAAGTCAAGCGTCATGCATCAA ATGCCAATAATTACAAATACGGAAAGAACCGGGCTGAGGAAGATGCTCGGAGGTTCCTAACAGAGAAAGATAAGCTGGAAAAGGAGAAAGCGTCCATTAGAAATGAGCTGATTGAGCTGCGTAAGGAAAAACGGGAACTAAAGGAGGCCATGAAGAGCAAATCAG GGAAAGACTTGAAGGAGCTGGAACAGCGCGTTGCAGCCTTAGAGGAGCAGTGCAAAGCAAACGAGGCCAGACGGGTAGATCTAGAAATCAAGCTGACAGAAGTGAAAGATCAGTTAAAGCAGTCCCTAGCAGGAGGGCCAGCTCTGGGTCTAACTGTAAACACCAAGACTGAAAACAAG gaCACTGTTACCCAGCCAAATGGAAGTCCCCCAGACCATTTGGTCCCAGTTAACTGTGCATCAGAAATGAGGAAGCGAagcccctctctccttcctgccAACAAAGGGACTGTGTTGCAGAAAGCGAAG GAATGGGAAATGAAGAAAACATAA